Proteins from a genomic interval of Antedon mediterranea chromosome 5, ecAntMedi1.1, whole genome shotgun sequence:
- the LOC140049906 gene encoding uncharacterized protein: MDRFTSISDVNEGSSSTARNYSRTDTPPPDILDEENVVLAKRRGGQLLTTDGPLLLTKVALPPVNCGEDDDDDNNSEYDYNDDDITRLQEETKVEQEAPVSAATSDVKEEVSETRPLQNTGLGLLAEPISVTVPKTGIDRFRALVNMVKNNLKWANALGSQDDDANEVHHVEGEEMLTFNVDAFKANVQAVNPLTPEIKMILCTHSWNRSTSNIKTVFKFLNKLTFFDKYSHTVKMELASVLYYEKFEEGRVLVKQGHPGRSFYYILSGSVIIEVTEEDARTGEKKTQVVGETPAGSAFGELALLHETKRTATIVCKGDSEFLRVDKPDFDMVLRRSYQQEWDNGMTALKSLITFEDWTEEELQSAIDRCTFEEYPPNTVILSDPEQAPDHVYFIKSGECKIVRDVTLIKSNLPFGHVKLSLPPYTPEMDVEPEFLSKYQGNLHNATLHICTFGKGRFFGVGEDLRKTHIISIGKVECILVARVAFLFHNHGRCIAPMKQSVEELIPSREDAFNSYIEGIKWRNYKRGLVKELVNRRHIPNNTTMAEVPLVLRRETQR; encoded by the exons ATGGACCGGTTTACATCAATATCAGACGTAAATGAAGGATCCTCTTCCACTGCAAGAAATTACAGTCGCACCGATACACCACCTCCTGATATTCTGGATGAAGAAAATGTTGTATTAGCGAAGCGACGTGGTGGCCAGTTACTGACTACTGATGGACCACTTCTACTAACGAAGGTGGCACTTCCTCCAGTTAACTGCGGTGAAGACGACGACGATGATAATAACAGCGAATACGattacaatgatgatgatataactAGGTTGCAGGAAGAGACTAAAGTTGAGCAAGAGGCACCCGTATCTGCTGCTACAAGTGATGTCAAGGAGGAAGTTTCTGAAACACGTCCACTTCAAAATACAGGTCTAGGTCTACTAGCAGAACCAATATCCGTCACGGTG CCGAAAACTGGCATCGACAGATTCCGTGCGTTGGTGAATATGGTAAAAAATAACTTGAAATGGGCAAACGCGTTAGGTAGCCAAGACGACGACGCTAACGAAGTCCATCATGTTGAAGGCGAGGAAATGCTTACGTTTAACGTGGATGCATTTAAAG CCAACGTCCAAGCAGTGAACCCACTGACGCCAGAAATCAAGATGATACTGTGCACACACTCATGGAATCGTAGTACCAGTAATATCAAAACAGTTTTTAAATTCCTCAACAAG CTGACGTTCTTTGATAAATATTCTCATACGGTAAAAATGGAGCTTGCTTCAGTGCTGTACTACGAGAAATTCGAGGAAGGCAGAGTTCTAGTGAAACAGGGACATCCTGGCCGGTCGTTCTACTACATCCTGTCTGGAAGCGTCATTATTGAAGTCACTGAAGAAGATGCTCGCACTG GTGAGAAAAAGACGCAGGTTGTAGGAGAGACGCCAGCCGGATCCGCCTTCGGAGAATTAGCGTTACTTCACGAAACCAAAAGAACAGCTACTATAGTGTGTAAAG GCGATTCTGAATTTCTCCGAGTTGATAAACCAGACTTCGATATGGTGCTAAGGAGGAGTTACCAACAAGAATGGGATAACGGTATGACAGCCTTGAAGTCGCTAATAACCTTCGAAGATTGGACTGAGGAAGAATTACAATCAGCCATAGACCGCTGCACATTTGAAGAATATCCTCCAAATACA GTGATTCTGAGCGACCCAGAACAGGCTCCTGATCACGTCTACTTCATCAAGTCCGGGGAGTGCAAGATAGTCCGAGATGTGACGTTAATAAAAAGTAATCTACCGTTTGGTCACGTCAAACTATCGCTTCCTCCGTATACGCCAGAAATGGACGTGGAACCCGAGTTTCTAAGTAAATATCAAGGCAATTTACACAATGCAACCCTACACATATGCACATTTGGAAAAGGACGATTCTTTGGCGTAG GCGAGGATCTTCGAAAAACCCACATCATTTCCATCGGTAAAGTTGAGTGTATTTTGGTAGCGCGAGTTGCGTTTCTTTTTCACAACCACGGAAGGTGTATCGCACCGATGAAACAGAGTGTCGAGGAGCTGATACCATCACGAGAAGACGCTTTTAATAGCTACATAGAAGGTATTAAATGGAGAAATTATAAACGTGGACTTGTTAAGGAGTTGGTAAACAGACGACACATACCAAATAACACGACGATGGCGGAAGTTCCGCTGGTATTACGGCGGGAAACTCAGCGgtga
- the LOC140049419 gene encoding adhesion G-protein coupled receptor D1-like translates to MKSGRYIVLLLLAAVYFSSVNGCQDSQCYRPQILPYHHWKLDGCPEDETICGGSCSQEELPETDVSPTGIKSRSLPTVDGPNGNCAVYLDRAHSDSIDFGEFANTCLTRLELCKRGLTVSVWLKIDTSLNGRTYYVSSGGQTTVSRGISILGSRNVESYGDTFVLTVHLRDLNHIWEADTSALPSNGRWAHIAFTWSEYHGLRVFIDGQLQAQHKFGTPLTTNLYQYTRLMIGRPNSVSNYFGSSGFSDLKIYYQRLEDHEIAEAFTNERFPKKLA, encoded by the exons ATGAAATCTGGAAGATATATAGTGCTATTGCTCCTTGCCGCTGTCTATTTCAGCAGTGTGAACGGTTGCCAAGATTCACAATGCTATCGTCCAC AAATTCTTCCTTACCATCATTGGAAACTTGATGGGTGTCCAGAGGACGAGACTATCTGCGGCGGCAGCTGCAGCCAAGAAGAGCTTCCAGAAACAGACGTCAGTCCAACTGGTATCAAGTCAAGATCTTTGCCAACTGTAGACGGTCCAAATGGCAACTGCGCCGTGTACCTAGACCGAGCTCACTCAGATAGCATAGACTTTGGAGAATTCGCCAACACTTGTTTGACCCGTTTAGAACTTTGCAAAAGAGGTTTAACCGTCAGTGTTTGGCTCAAGATTGATACTAGCCTCAATGGGCGAACTTACTACGTCAGTTCTGGTGGACAGACGACAGTCAGCCGCGGTATCTCCATTTTGGGAAGCAGGAATGTTGAATCGTATGGTGATACGTTTGTACTCACAGTACATCTTAGGGATCTAAACCACATCTGGGAAGCAGATACATCGGCACTTCCATCAAATGGTCGATGGGCACATATAGCTTTTACATGGAGTGAGTACCATGGTCTCCGAGTTTTTATAGACGGCCAACTGCAAGCGCAGCATAAATTTGGAACTCCGCTAACAACTAATCTTTACCAATACACAAGACTAATGATTGGTCGACCTAACAGCGTGAGCAATTATTTTGGAAGCTCTGGCTTTTCAGATTTGAAAATATATTACCAACGCCTAGAGGATCATGAGATTGCAGAAGCCTTCACCAATGAAAGGTTTCCaaaaaaattggcctaa